Genomic window (Chryseobacterium bernardetii):
TTTACATGTTCCACTTCGCCTACTTTATCCTTTACTTCCTGAGGCAGGGTTTCCGCTACAGGGCAGTTGGGAGTGGTAAGAGTCATTATAATTTTTACGTCAGCATCATCGGAGATCTGTACATCATAAATTAGCCCTAATTCGTAAATATCTACCGGAATTTCGGGATCATATACGGTTTTCAGCACGCTGATGATTTCTTCACCAATGTCTGCAATTTGATCGTCTGTAAATTTCATTTTTTAATCTAAATTGATATTCCTTTTCAACAAATCTTCCTGACGCATGCGTCGGAAAATATTTGCCAAAGTTAAGACATCTTTTTCACAATAGTCAA
Coding sequences:
- a CDS encoding SUF system Fe-S cluster assembly protein, producing the protein MKFTDDQIADIGEEIISVLKTVYDPEIPVDIYELGLIYDVQISDDADVKIIMTLTTPNCPVAETLPQEVKDKVGEVEHVKSVDLELTFEPSWNKDMMSEEAKFELGML